One Nostoc punctiforme PCC 73102 DNA window includes the following coding sequences:
- a CDS encoding DegT/DnrJ/EryC1/StrS family aminotransferase, giving the protein MTKPILLSIPHMGDRELKLIKEAFDTNWIAPVGPHINAFEEEFCQVTGAGYAAAVSSGTAALHLALRLLGVESGDEVFCSTLTFIATANPIAYLGAKPVFIDSDRTSWNMNPDLLQEALENRARFGRLPKAVVLVHLYGQSADIDPILKACNQYDVPLIEDAAEALGATYKERSPGTFGRIGIYSFNGNKIITTSGGGMLVSDDPQLVAKARFLATQARDLSPHYQHSEIGYNYRLSNVLAGIGRGQLHLLSERVAARRRNFKIYQQVLGNLPGIEFMPEAIFGRATRWLTCLTIDPATFGADREQVRIALAAQQIETRPVWKPLHLQPVFAECEYIGDTVAKDLFTHGLCLPSGSNLTDEDLEQVINEILAVHHNSSKTHTYMFL; this is encoded by the coding sequence ATGACTAAACCAATCTTGCTCTCGATTCCACACATGGGCGATCGCGAGCTAAAACTCATCAAAGAAGCTTTTGATACTAACTGGATTGCACCAGTTGGTCCACACATCAATGCTTTCGAGGAAGAATTTTGTCAAGTAACTGGGGCTGGGTATGCGGCGGCTGTTAGTTCTGGTACAGCAGCTCTACATTTGGCTTTACGATTATTAGGCGTTGAGTCTGGAGATGAAGTTTTTTGCTCTACCCTGACATTTATAGCTACCGCTAATCCAATTGCCTACTTAGGAGCAAAACCAGTATTTATTGATAGCGATCGCACTTCTTGGAATATGAATCCTGACTTATTGCAGGAAGCGCTAGAGAACCGCGCACGTTTTGGCAGATTGCCTAAAGCAGTGGTACTTGTGCATCTGTATGGTCAAAGTGCAGATATCGATCCCATCCTGAAAGCTTGCAATCAATATGACGTTCCTTTAATTGAAGACGCAGCTGAAGCTTTAGGTGCTACCTACAAAGAGCGTTCCCCCGGAACTTTTGGGCGCATTGGCATTTACTCCTTCAATGGCAATAAAATCATCACTACCTCCGGTGGTGGGATGTTGGTTTCGGACGATCCACAATTGGTAGCAAAAGCCCGTTTCTTAGCAACCCAAGCGCGCGATTTATCTCCCCATTACCAACATTCGGAAATTGGTTACAACTACCGCCTTAGCAATGTTTTAGCTGGTATTGGTCGCGGTCAATTACATCTTTTGAGTGAGCGAGTGGCAGCTAGAAGACGCAACTTTAAGATTTACCAACAGGTTTTAGGAAATCTCCCAGGCATAGAATTTATGCCGGAAGCTATTTTTGGCCGTGCTACTCGCTGGTTAACCTGTTTAACAATCGATCCAGCAACTTTTGGAGCAGATCGAGAACAAGTCCGCATCGCACTTGCCGCACAGCAAATTGAAACTCGTCCTGTGTGGAAGCCTTTGCATCTCCAGCCTGTGTTTGCTGAGTGTGAATATATTGGAGATACAGTCGCTAAAGATTTATTTACACACGGTCTTTGCCTACCTTCGGGATCTAATCTCACAGACGAAGATTTGGAGCAAGTGATTAATGAAATTCTAGCAGTTCACCATAATAGTTCTAAAACTCATACTTATATGTTTCTATAG
- a CDS encoding GumC family protein, with protein MESRTENIITFNTYLQILKRRRLSFIVIFFPALLISLLPLLLRQPNYMAEGKLLFHKTNITSSLTGVGTEINKLESVSQDQTNPLNTEAEVIRSIPIAQKAINKLNLKDDKGELIKLQAFLKKLTVKNIDGTDILLVSYQDTNPEIATEVVNKLMDAYLEYNISAQRNQTTAARKFLEKQMPNAELTVLKAEADITKFKENYKSVSLPEEASKAVENIADLQKKFSEAQSRIADVDAQSKEIREQLGMNSRQAMIKTSLSQISGVQDILKEIQQLESQLTLRRTVVQDTHPQILDLEDKLKSLNELLQQRIKKVTGTNKLKLNQNYELGELQQQLSAKLIELESTRLGLESQSAALSNLQSSYKQRLSYLPRLEQQQHQLERKAKVAQSTYLLLQQKLEESRLAENQNLVNASILSEAQVPQQPISSPFMLVSASLLAILATLVAIFILEATDKSIKTVDETKSCWD; from the coding sequence ATGGAATCTCGAACAGAAAATATTATTACGTTTAATACATATTTGCAAATTTTGAAGCGCCGTAGGTTGTCTTTTATAGTAATATTTTTTCCAGCATTGCTAATTTCATTGCTACCTTTGTTATTAAGACAACCTAATTATATGGCAGAGGGAAAGCTGCTGTTCCACAAAACAAATATAACTTCTTCCCTAACGGGAGTAGGAACAGAAATAAACAAGCTAGAATCAGTATCTCAGGATCAAACTAATCCTTTAAATACAGAAGCAGAAGTTATACGCTCTATACCTATAGCGCAAAAAGCTATAAACAAACTCAACTTGAAGGACGACAAAGGGGAGCTTATAAAACTCCAGGCTTTTCTTAAAAAATTGACTGTGAAAAATATTGATGGAACTGATATTTTATTAGTCTCCTATCAAGATACTAACCCGGAAATTGCAACAGAAGTTGTTAATAAATTGATGGATGCTTATTTAGAATATAATATATCCGCTCAGAGGAATCAAACTACGGCTGCGCGCAAATTTTTAGAAAAACAGATGCCGAATGCAGAATTAACTGTTCTAAAAGCAGAAGCCGATATCACAAAGTTTAAAGAAAACTATAAGAGTGTTTCCCTGCCAGAAGAAGCAAGTAAGGCAGTAGAAAACATTGCAGACTTACAAAAGAAATTTAGTGAAGCTCAATCAAGAATTGCTGATGTCGATGCACAGTCTAAAGAAATCCGCGAACAATTGGGTATGAACTCTCGACAGGCAATGATTAAGACTTCCCTTAGCCAGATTTCAGGTGTACAAGATATTCTTAAAGAAATTCAACAATTAGAGTCGCAACTTACACTCAGGCGAACTGTTGTACAAGACACCCATCCGCAAATTCTAGATTTAGAAGACAAGTTAAAGTCTTTAAACGAGCTACTGCAACAGCGCATAAAAAAAGTTACAGGAACGAATAAACTAAAACTAAATCAAAACTATGAATTAGGAGAGTTACAACAGCAACTCTCAGCGAAGCTTATAGAATTAGAGTCAACCCGTCTAGGTTTAGAAAGCCAATCTGCTGCTTTATCTAACTTACAATCTAGCTACAAACAACGTCTGAGTTATCTTCCGAGATTAGAACAACAACAACACCAGTTAGAACGTAAAGCAAAAGTCGCACAATCTACTTATTTACTTTTGCAACAAAAGCTAGAAGAAAGCCGTTTAGCGGAAAATCAAAACTTAGTTAATGCAAGTATCCTATCCGAAGCTCAAGTTCCTCAACAGCCTATTTCTTCTCCTTTTATGCTTGTGAGTGCTTCTTTACTGGCTATCCTGGCTACTTTAGTGGCTATCTTTATTTTGGAAGCAACAGATAAATCAATTAAGACTGTTGATGAAACCAAAAGTTGTTGGGATTGA
- a CDS encoding glycoside hydrolase family 31 protein, with protein MPQYFGQLHTTEAPWSILGAVQAIQQNERHILLLCGDPCLIVSVLAPNLIRVRMAPSGEFLSRRSWAVALADEEWPTVPFEVRETAETIEIETEQLSIVVSRDPCRIQCFDSVGQPFAQDTDLGMGWRTGEVAGWKRIESDEHFYGFGEPTGLLDQRSKVKTNWASDAIDYGIMTDSMYQAIPFFIALRPGLGYGLFFNTTYWSRFDLGAQQPGVWQMETQGSELDYYIIYGPEPAKIIQTYTQLTGRMPLPPRWSLGYHQCRWSYESQDIVRKLADEFRQRRIPCDVIHLDIDYMNSYRVFTWSPKRFADPQKLIGNLKQDGFKVVTIVDPGVKYEPEADYKVFDEGLKNNYFIRKTNGQLFHGYVWPDKAVFPDYLRPEVRDWWGNWQKSLTDIGVAGIWNDMNEPALDDRPFGDPGDKISFPLDAPQGPIEEITTHKEVHNLYGLMMAQASYQGAKISRPTERSFILTRSGYAGIQRWSAIWTGDNQSLWEHLEMSIPMLCNLGLSGIPFVGSDIGGFAGNATAELYARWMQLGMLYPLMRGHSALTTAQHEPWVFGDRIEKICREYIELRYQLLPYIYTLFWLAATTGAPILRPLLYDFPNDPKTFSLADQVMLGPSLLAAPIYRPGVEHRAVYLPEGCWYDWWSGETFIGPIHILAYAPLEKMPLYVRAGSIIAIAPVMQYVDEHPINQMRLRIWKGVGEFTLYEDDGHTFEYKTGAFCTTTYHVYSEQQRTIVEIAAREGEFSPITRETIVELVGVGEQSFVDNGTAHRLEFST; from the coding sequence ATGCCACAATACTTTGGACAACTGCACACAACTGAAGCGCCTTGGTCAATCCTTGGAGCAGTACAAGCAATACAACAGAATGAGCGCCATATCCTCTTGCTGTGCGGCGACCCCTGTCTAATAGTTAGTGTGCTAGCACCAAACTTAATTCGGGTACGGATGGCCCCAAGTGGTGAATTTCTCTCTAGGCGATCGTGGGCAGTAGCACTTGCGGATGAAGAATGGCCTACTGTGCCGTTTGAAGTGCGGGAAACAGCAGAGACTATAGAAATTGAAACTGAGCAATTGTCTATTGTCGTGTCCCGCGATCCATGTCGTATCCAGTGTTTTGACTCAGTAGGACAGCCTTTTGCACAAGATACAGACTTAGGGATGGGGTGGCGGACAGGGGAGGTTGCTGGGTGGAAACGGATTGAATCTGACGAACATTTCTATGGTTTTGGTGAACCGACTGGTTTACTAGATCAGCGATCAAAAGTGAAAACCAACTGGGCATCAGATGCGATCGATTACGGCATCATGACAGACAGTATGTATCAGGCAATTCCCTTTTTCATCGCCTTGCGTCCTGGATTGGGATACGGACTTTTTTTTAATACTACTTATTGGAGCCGATTTGATCTGGGCGCACAACAGCCTGGAGTCTGGCAGATGGAAACTCAGGGGAGCGAACTAGATTACTACATTATTTATGGGCCTGAACCTGCGAAAATTATCCAGACTTACACCCAGCTAACTGGACGGATGCCTTTGCCACCTCGATGGTCATTAGGTTATCACCAATGTCGCTGGAGTTATGAGTCACAAGATATAGTACGCAAACTAGCTGATGAATTTCGTCAGCGTCGCATTCCCTGTGATGTTATTCATTTAGATATTGACTATATGAATAGCTATAGGGTTTTTACCTGGAGTCCCAAGCGATTTGCTGATCCTCAAAAATTAATCGGAAATCTTAAGCAAGATGGATTTAAAGTAGTGACGATTGTTGATCCGGGAGTCAAATACGAGCCAGAAGCAGATTACAAAGTCTTTGACGAGGGATTAAAGAATAACTATTTCATCCGAAAAACTAATGGTCAATTGTTCCACGGCTATGTTTGGCCAGACAAGGCTGTCTTTCCTGATTACCTACGTCCTGAAGTTAGAGATTGGTGGGGAAATTGGCAAAAAAGTTTGACTGATATTGGTGTTGCCGGCATCTGGAACGACATGAATGAACCCGCACTGGATGACCGTCCATTCGGCGATCCTGGTGACAAGATTTCTTTTCCCCTTGATGCACCACAGGGGCCAATTGAGGAAATAACCACCCATAAGGAAGTTCACAATCTTTATGGGCTAATGATGGCACAGGCATCTTATCAAGGAGCGAAAATATCTCGTCCGACTGAACGCTCTTTTATATTGACACGCTCTGGATATGCTGGCATTCAACGCTGGTCAGCTATCTGGACAGGAGACAATCAATCTCTGTGGGAACACTTGGAAATGTCCATACCAATGCTTTGTAACCTGGGACTATCGGGTATTCCCTTTGTTGGTAGTGATATTGGGGGGTTTGCGGGGAATGCTACGGCTGAACTATATGCGCGTTGGATGCAGCTAGGAATGCTTTACCCCTTGATGCGTGGGCATTCAGCATTAACTACTGCACAGCATGAGCCTTGGGTATTTGGCGATCGCATCGAAAAAATTTGCCGCGAGTACATTGAACTCCGTTATCAACTACTACCTTACATTTACACTCTTTTTTGGTTGGCTGCAACTACTGGCGCACCAATTCTTCGCCCACTTCTGTATGATTTCCCCAATGACCCAAAAACCTTTTCTCTTGCCGATCAAGTAATGCTTGGCCCCTCCTTACTAGCGGCACCAATTTACCGTCCAGGCGTTGAACATCGTGCCGTCTACTTGCCTGAAGGTTGTTGGTATGATTGGTGGAGTGGGGAAACTTTTATAGGACCCATTCACATTCTTGCTTATGCACCACTGGAGAAAATGCCGTTATATGTTCGTGCTGGCTCAATTATTGCGATCGCGCCAGTAATGCAATATGTAGATGAACATCCCATAAACCAAATGAGACTGCGGATCTGGAAGGGTGTTGGTGAGTTTACCCTTTATGAAGATGATGGTCATACTTTTGAGTACAAAACAGGAGCCTTTTGCACCACAACTTACCATGTTTATTCCGAGCAGCAAAGAACCATTGTTGAGATTGCAGCCAGAGAAGGTGAGTTCTCACCTATAACGCGTGAAACCATTGTGGAATTAGTTGGCGTTGGTGAACAGAGTTTTGTGGATAATGGTACTGCACATCGGTTGGAATTTTCTACCTAG